The proteins below are encoded in one region of Chryseobacterium wanjuense:
- the lepA gene encoding translation elongation factor 4, whose protein sequence is MKNIRNFCIIAHIDHGKSTLADRLLEYTNTVTQRELQSQTLDDMDLEKERGITIKSHAIQMDYEYKGEKYILNLIDTPGHVDFSYEVSRSIAACEGALLIVDAAQSIQAQTISNLYLALENDLEIIPILNKIDLPSANPEEVTDEIVGLLGCKPEDVLRVSGKTGEGVLHLLEQIVERIPAPVGDPKAPLQALIFDSVYNPFRGIEAYFKVVNGSISKNEKIKFFATGKEYAADEVGTLKLKQVPKKTIECGDVGYIISGIKDAREVKVGDTITSFENPAAEAIDGFEEVKPMVFAGIYPIDSEDFEELRFSLEKLRLNDASLVFEPESSAALGFGFRCGFLGMLHMEIVQERLDREFNMNVITTVPNVSYHGYSKKDPETAILINNPSEMIDPNLLDRVEEPYIKASIITKSDFVGAVMTLCIEKRGEIVNQSYLTADRVELTFNMPLAEVVFDFYDRLKSISKGYASFDYSPIGMRASKLVKMDILINGDMVDALSSLIHDSNAYHIGKKMCEKLRELIPRQQFDIAVQAALGAKVIARETIKALRKDVTAKCYGGDISRKRKLLEKQKEGKKKMKQIGRVEVPQSAFMAVLKLND, encoded by the coding sequence ATGAAAAACATACGAAATTTTTGCATAATCGCTCATATCGACCACGGGAAAAGTACTTTGGCGGATAGACTATTGGAATATACCAATACTGTTACCCAAAGAGAACTACAGTCTCAGACGCTGGATGATATGGATTTGGAGAAAGAGCGCGGGATCACAATCAAGTCTCACGCGATCCAGATGGATTATGAATATAAAGGAGAAAAATATATTTTAAATCTGATTGATACACCGGGACACGTAGATTTCTCTTACGAAGTTTCCCGTTCAATCGCTGCCTGTGAAGGGGCACTTCTTATTGTAGATGCTGCACAAAGTATTCAGGCACAGACAATTAGTAATTTGTATCTGGCATTGGAAAATGATCTTGAAATCATTCCTATTCTTAATAAAATTGATCTTCCTTCGGCTAATCCTGAAGAGGTAACAGACGAAATCGTTGGTCTTTTGGGATGTAAACCGGAAGATGTTCTTAGAGTTTCCGGAAAAACGGGAGAAGGGGTACTTCATCTTCTTGAGCAGATTGTTGAAAGAATTCCTGCACCTGTGGGAGATCCGAAAGCGCCGCTTCAGGCTTTGATCTTTGATTCTGTTTACAATCCGTTCAGAGGAATTGAAGCATATTTTAAAGTGGTGAACGGAAGTATTTCTAAAAACGAAAAAATTAAATTTTTCGCAACAGGAAAGGAATATGCTGCTGATGAGGTGGGAACTTTAAAACTAAAACAAGTCCCAAAAAAGACAATTGAATGTGGAGATGTAGGGTATATTATTTCCGGAATTAAGGATGCAAGAGAAGTAAAAGTAGGAGATACAATTACGTCATTTGAAAATCCTGCCGCTGAAGCAATTGACGGATTTGAAGAAGTAAAACCAATGGTTTTTGCAGGTATTTATCCTATTGATTCTGAGGATTTTGAAGAGCTTAGATTTTCGCTTGAAAAATTAAGGCTGAATGATGCTTCTTTGGTTTTCGAACCGGAAAGTTCTGCAGCTCTTGGATTTGGTTTCCGATGCGGATTCTTGGGAATGCTTCATATGGAAATCGTTCAGGAACGTCTTGACAGAGAGTTTAATATGAACGTTATTACCACTGTACCCAACGTTTCATACCACGGATATTCTAAAAAAGATCCCGAAACTGCAATTTTGATCAACAACCCATCTGAAATGATTGATCCCAATCTTTTAGACAGAGTTGAAGAACCTTATATAAAAGCTTCCATTATCACGAAATCCGATTTTGTAGGTGCCGTAATGACACTGTGTATTGAGAAAAGGGGTGAAATTGTAAATCAAAGCTATCTGACAGCGGACAGAGTTGAATTAACCTTCAATATGCCTTTGGCGGAAGTGGTTTTCGACTTTTATGACCGTTTGAAATCAATCTCAAAAGGATATGCATCATTCGATTATTCACCAATCGGAATGCGTGCATCTAAATTGGTGAAAATGGATATTTTGATCAATGGTGATATGGTGGATGCTCTTTCTTCATTAATTCACGATAGCAACGCTTATCACATCGGTAAAAAGATGTGTGAAAAACTTCGTGAGCTGATTCCTAGACAGCAATTTGATATTGCCGTTCAGGCAGCGTTGGGAGCGAAGGTTATTGCAAGAGAAACCATTAAAGCTTTAAGAAAAGACGTTACCGCAAAATGTTACGGAGGAGATATTTCCAGAAAGAGAAAGCTTTTGGAGAAGCAGAAAGAAGGTAAAAAGAAAATGAAGCAGATTGGCCGTGTAGAAGTGCCGCAATCAGCTTTCATGGCAGTTTTGAAACTTAATGATTAA
- a CDS encoding DUF1579 domain-containing protein yields MKNLLFVAALAFLFVACDKVKMDVKTTNSEEWKPVDSATATKAWMDYATPGDMHKMLAKSDGAWTGENTMWMENGKKPTTSTSEANNKMIFDGRYQLSEHKGNFMGMPFEGMSITGYDNAKKKFVSTWIDNMGTGIMSMEGDWNPSTKSIEFKGKMTDPTRPGKDCEVREIYTFVDDNTQKMEMFGPDAKTGKEFKTMEIKFTRKK; encoded by the coding sequence ATGAAAAATTTATTATTTGTTGCCGCTCTGGCATTTCTGTTTGTAGCTTGTGATAAAGTGAAAATGGACGTAAAAACAACCAACTCTGAAGAATGGAAACCCGTAGATTCTGCCACGGCTACCAAAGCATGGATGGATTATGCGACACCGGGAGACATGCACAAAATGTTAGCAAAATCCGATGGAGCCTGGACCGGAGAAAACACAATGTGGATGGAAAACGGAAAAAAACCAACGACAAGCACTTCAGAAGCGAACAATAAAATGATTTTCGACGGACGTTATCAGCTAAGCGAGCATAAAGGAAATTTTATGGGAATGCCTTTCGAAGGAATGAGCATTACAGGCTATGACAACGCCAAGAAAAAATTTGTAAGCACCTGGATCGACAATATGGGAACGGGAATCATGAGTATGGAAGGAGATTGGAATCCGTCAACAAAATCTATTGAATTTAAAGGAAAAATGACCGATCCTACAAGACCGGGAAAAGACTGTGAGGTGAGGGAAATTTACACATTCGTTGATGATAATACCCAAAAAATGGAAATGTTCGGTCCTGATGCCAAAACAGGAAAAGAGTTTAAAACAATGGAAATAAAATTCACCCGCAAAAAATAA
- a CDS encoding NUDIX hydrolase, translating into MESPKKLQDIKVAVDAVIFGYFDKKDLQILLIKRNIEPFKGGWALPGGLVLDNENLDDAVRRELHEEAGIKPDFLEQLYTFGNVGRDPRNRVVSIAYLGLVNPSYHELFADSDAEDAQWFSVNDLPKLAFDHQNIIDIALKRLRTKIQYQPIGFNLLNEEFPFSDLENLYKTIIGQEIDRRNFRKKIMSYGLLNETNNVKKEGSGRPGKLFTFNQEKYKELEQEGFYFEIK; encoded by the coding sequence ATGGAGTCTCCAAAGAAATTACAGGATATAAAAGTTGCTGTAGATGCAGTCATTTTCGGATATTTTGATAAAAAAGACCTTCAGATTCTTTTGATTAAGAGGAATATCGAACCTTTCAAAGGAGGGTGGGCACTTCCGGGAGGGCTTGTTCTGGATAATGAAAATCTCGATGATGCGGTAAGAAGGGAACTTCACGAAGAAGCCGGTATAAAACCCGATTTTTTGGAGCAACTTTACACTTTTGGGAATGTGGGTCGTGATCCTCGAAACAGAGTCGTTTCTATAGCTTATTTGGGCTTGGTAAATCCTTCCTATCATGAGCTGTTTGCAGATTCTGATGCGGAAGACGCACAGTGGTTCAGTGTCAATGATCTTCCAAAACTTGCTTTTGACCACCAGAATATTATTGATATTGCGTTAAAAAGACTTCGTACCAAAATTCAGTATCAGCCGATCGGCTTCAATCTTCTCAATGAAGAATTTCCCTTTTCAGACCTTGAAAATCTGTACAAAACAATCATCGGACAGGAAATTGACCGCCGGAATTTTCGTAAAAAAATCATGAGTTATGGTCTTCTGAATGAGACGAACAATGTGAAAAAAGAAGGTAGCGGCAGACCCGGAAAATTATTTACTTTCAATCAGGAAAAGTATAAAGAACTTGAACAGGAGGGATTTTATTTTGAGATTAAATAG
- a CDS encoding macro domain-containing protein: MNAIKYLKGDATNPKIEGNKIIIHICNDRGGWGKGFVMAISKRWKEPENQYRKWFSSDENFNLGEIQMVQVENDIWVCNMIGQHKIISNSEGVPPIRYEAVEKCLEKLVNKALDINASIHMPRIGCGLAGGKWEEIEPIIARTLLQGNMKVYVYDFN; encoded by the coding sequence ATGAATGCTATAAAATATTTAAAAGGAGACGCAACAAATCCCAAGATTGAAGGAAATAAAATAATTATTCATATCTGCAATGATAGAGGAGGCTGGGGAAAAGGTTTTGTCATGGCAATATCTAAACGATGGAAAGAACCGGAAAATCAATATAGAAAATGGTTTAGTAGTGATGAAAATTTCAATCTTGGCGAAATTCAAATGGTTCAGGTTGAAAATGATATTTGGGTTTGTAATATGATTGGACAACATAAAATAATATCAAATTCAGAAGGAGTTCCCCCGATTCGATATGAAGCTGTTGAAAAGTGTCTGGAAAAACTAGTAAATAAAGCTTTAGATATAAATGCAAGTATTCATATGCCCAGGATTGGTTGTGGCTTAGCCGGAGGAAAATGGGAAGAAATAGAACCAATTATTGCAAGAACACTGCTGCAGGGCAATATGAAAGTATATGTTTATGATTTTAACTGA
- a CDS encoding DUF4291 domain-containing protein, translated as MKLKLKKYKEQLQSWPQKGHYIMAQYDDKKIIVYQSYRKEIGNFAVQNQYFGGAFSLERMTWIKPNFLWMMYRNGWGTKEGQECVVAIHLKMDAFKGYLENAVYSSYDETCKISKEEWQNQIKESSVRLQWDPDHDPFGNKLERRAIQIGLRNDFVKSFAKEDIILIEDISDFVKEQHQFVLKNDLESLFIPEEKPLLFNEEKLNKKLKLNEI; from the coding sequence ATGAAACTTAAATTAAAAAAGTATAAAGAACAATTACAAAGCTGGCCGCAAAAAGGACATTACATCATGGCACAATATGATGATAAGAAAATAATTGTTTATCAATCTTATAGAAAAGAAATCGGGAACTTTGCCGTACAAAACCAATATTTTGGAGGAGCCTTCAGTCTGGAGAGAATGACTTGGATAAAACCAAATTTTCTTTGGATGATGTATCGAAATGGGTGGGGAACAAAAGAAGGTCAGGAATGTGTTGTGGCAATTCATCTAAAAATGGATGCATTTAAAGGGTATCTGGAAAACGCAGTGTATTCGTCTTATGATGAAACATGTAAAATCTCAAAGGAAGAATGGCAAAATCAAATAAAGGAATCATCCGTGAGATTACAATGGGATCCGGATCATGATCCTTTTGGAAATAAATTGGAAAGAAGAGCAATCCAAATTGGATTGAGAAATGATTTCGTCAAATCTTTTGCTAAAGAAGATATAATTTTAATTGAAGATATTTCAGATTTTGTAAAAGAACAGCATCAGTTTGTCTTGAAAAATGATTTAGAGAGCTTATTCATTCCTGAAGAAAAACCATTATTGTTTAATGAGGAAAAATTAAATAAAAAACTAAAACTAAATGAAATCTGA
- a CDS encoding ADP-ribosylglycohydrolase family protein, with amino-acid sequence MKSDKQFLASESLNGIAIGDAFGESFFGEEGLINSYIHQRILPEKFIDFTDDTIMAIAVFKSLEKLGEINQDFLSEEFTKNYYLDINRGYGPSMHQYFRAVKGGENWKKVSYSKFEGQGSMGNGGAMRASVIGAYFYDDLDKLRLNAELSCEVTHANKEAIEGTKAIALAAAFAVQEKLGIKQLNQQEFIQKIQNELDDSDIKSKLNKCLYLDGNPSIELLVKTLGNGTKMTAQDTVPIVIWMLSRYRSNFEECIWNTVSALGDRDTTCAMAGGISILCCEENTVPEWTKNVENWKNSSFYNEL; translated from the coding sequence ATGAAATCTGATAAACAGTTTTTAGCTTCAGAATCCCTCAACGGAATTGCCATTGGTGATGCTTTTGGAGAAAGCTTTTTTGGGGAAGAAGGTTTAATTAACTCATACATACATCAAAGAATTCTTCCTGAAAAGTTCATTGATTTTACAGATGATACAATTATGGCAATTGCTGTTTTTAAATCTTTGGAAAAATTGGGAGAAATCAATCAGGATTTTTTATCTGAAGAGTTTACAAAAAACTATTATTTAGATATTAATAGAGGTTATGGACCTTCGATGCATCAGTATTTCAGAGCTGTAAAAGGCGGAGAAAACTGGAAAAAAGTTTCGTATTCAAAATTTGAAGGGCAAGGTTCAATGGGAAATGGCGGAGCAATGAGAGCATCAGTCATTGGGGCATATTTTTATGATGATTTGGATAAGCTTAGACTTAATGCAGAGCTTTCCTGTGAAGTTACTCATGCTAATAAAGAAGCAATAGAAGGAACAAAAGCAATTGCATTGGCAGCAGCTTTTGCTGTTCAGGAAAAATTAGGAATAAAACAATTGAATCAACAAGAATTTATCCAAAAAATTCAAAACGAATTGGATGATTCCGATATAAAAAGTAAGTTGAATAAATGTCTTTACTTAGACGGAAATCCAAGTATTGAATTATTGGTGAAAACGTTAGGAAACGGAACAAAAATGACTGCTCAAGATACAGTTCCTATTGTAATCTGGATGCTTTCTAGATACAGAAGCAATTTTGAAGAATGTATTTGGAATACCGTTTCGGCTTTGGGAGACAGAGATACGACATGTGCAATGGCAGGAGGAATTAGTATTTTGTGTTGTGAAGAAAATACAGTTCCTGAATGGACAAAAAATGTAGAAAACTGGAAAAACAGTTCTTTTTACAATGAACTTTAA
- a CDS encoding TonB-dependent receptor has translation MKKTILLAAFISFSNAFSQENDSIRDIQEVKIQSEAGRLQAVNFHNVDPAKSSKNVGQEPSFLLSELVPSVTAYSDTGGNNGYSYYRIRGIDQTRINVSIDGAPMNEPEDQGSYFSNYPDIFNSFDKIQIQKGVGLSKNGTASYGGSIQLFSPDLKEKNLEFGANYGSYNSLRVYGKYTSGIKNDMGIHVRLSEIYSDGYKYNSSNHGQSAFISGGIFKDKSIWKFNALMGNQRNQLAWLGVTQEQIEKDPRTNGNRDEKDQFFQTFLQVFNQTKLGESSSLQSSIHYTYLNGNYDFNWNNFIGLPENGEMYNYAFTSKFLGFYTNFQNKFKNGKVTAGINGNLYHRNHKGSELSLGELYRNTGYKNDVSAFAEVELKAGKWIFSGDIQYRFADFRYKGDLSMDQLEWNFLNPKVGVNYLINNHSNVFFSLGRVGREPTRNDIFMGNDNLMPDENNQLTLGTTMPEYVTDYEIGYRFNKEKIKLELNLFYMDFKDEIVLNGNFGPNGLALTNKVDKSYRLGAELSFNYQINEHWSLKNNSSFVYSKIKEDNISFSPVLTPKIIVNQEVNYKINNFKINISSRFQDSSYMDFSNSAKLPSYIIFNSGILYDWKQWQIGFFVNNITNKRYYNYGYTETDGAGKYFIQMPRNYMASLKFKVF, from the coding sequence ATGAAAAAAACAATACTTTTAGCAGCATTTATCTCATTTTCCAACGCTTTTTCACAGGAAAACGATTCGATCAGGGATATTCAGGAGGTGAAGATACAAAGCGAAGCGGGAAGATTGCAGGCGGTGAATTTTCATAATGTCGACCCGGCTAAAAGTAGTAAAAATGTAGGTCAGGAGCCCTCATTTTTGTTGTCGGAGCTGGTTCCATCGGTCACGGCATATTCGGATACGGGTGGAAACAATGGCTATTCTTACTACAGAATTCGTGGGATCGATCAGACGAGAATCAATGTTTCGATCGATGGGGCGCCGATGAATGAGCCGGAAGATCAGGGATCTTATTTTTCGAATTATCCGGATATTTTTAATTCTTTTGATAAAATTCAGATCCAGAAAGGAGTCGGTTTGTCGAAGAACGGAACAGCGAGTTATGGCGGAAGTATTCAGCTTTTTTCTCCCGATTTAAAGGAAAAAAATCTTGAATTTGGAGCAAATTATGGCTCTTATAATTCGTTGAGAGTGTACGGAAAATATACTTCAGGAATTAAAAATGACATGGGAATTCATGTGAGATTGTCCGAAATTTATTCTGATGGCTATAAGTATAATTCTTCTAATCATGGGCAGTCTGCATTCATCAGTGGTGGAATTTTTAAAGATAAAAGCATCTGGAAATTCAATGCACTGATGGGAAATCAGAGAAATCAACTGGCCTGGCTCGGAGTAACGCAGGAGCAGATTGAAAAAGATCCGCGAACCAACGGAAACAGGGATGAGAAAGATCAATTTTTCCAGACCTTTCTACAGGTTTTTAATCAGACAAAATTGGGTGAATCTTCTTCTCTTCAAAGCAGTATTCATTATACTTATTTGAATGGAAATTATGATTTCAACTGGAATAATTTCATCGGATTGCCGGAAAATGGAGAAATGTATAATTATGCATTTACATCAAAATTTTTAGGATTTTACACCAATTTTCAGAATAAATTTAAAAACGGAAAAGTTACAGCAGGAATTAATGGAAATCTGTACCACAGAAATCATAAGGGAAGCGAACTTTCTTTGGGCGAATTGTACCGAAATACAGGTTACAAAAATGATGTGAGTGCTTTTGCAGAAGTAGAATTAAAGGCCGGAAAATGGATTTTCTCAGGAGATATTCAATACAGATTTGCAGATTTCAGGTATAAAGGGGATCTTTCAATGGATCAACTGGAATGGAATTTTTTGAATCCGAAAGTTGGGGTTAATTATTTGATTAACAATCACTCAAATGTATTTTTCAGTTTGGGAAGAGTAGGAAGAGAGCCGACCAGAAATGATATTTTTATGGGAAATGATAATCTGATGCCGGATGAAAATAATCAATTGACGTTAGGAACAACGATGCCGGAATATGTAACTGATTATGAGATAGGTTACCGTTTTAATAAAGAAAAAATAAAACTGGAATTGAATCTGTTTTATATGGATTTTAAAGATGAAATTGTGTTAAACGGAAATTTCGGTCCAAACGGATTGGCATTGACCAATAAAGTTGATAAAAGTTATAGGTTGGGAGCAGAATTATCATTTAATTATCAGATTAATGAACATTGGAGCCTAAAAAATAATTCATCTTTTGTATATTCAAAAATTAAAGAAGATAATATTTCGTTTAGCCCGGTGTTGACTCCGAAAATAATTGTAAATCAGGAAGTAAACTATAAAATTAACAATTTTAAAATTAATATATCTTCCAGATTTCAGGATAGTTCGTATATGGATTTTTCCAACTCGGCAAAACTTCCATCGTATATTATTTTCAATTCTGGGATTTTGTATGACTGGAAGCAATGGCAAATCGGATTTTTTGTGAATAATATTACGAATAAACGATATTATAATTATGGTTATACAGAAACAGATGGTGCCGGAAAATATTTTATTCAGATGCCGAGAAACTATATGGCTTCTTTGAAATTTAAAGTTTTTTAA